A genomic segment from Sphingobacteriales bacterium encodes:
- a CDS encoding acyl-CoA thioesterase, with protein sequence MISHEIEIRITYADTDMMGFVYYGNYPVFYEKGRTELIRSLGLSYREMEEKGILMPVRNMKCEYYQPARYDDIIRVKTTVHEMPSSRMSFHYEIFNQKGELIHEAFTDLIFLNAQSRKPVRAPAFLKEKIRKHFEKD encoded by the coding sequence ATGATAAGCCACGAAATTGAAATACGGATTACCTATGCAGATACCGACATGATGGGATTTGTTTATTACGGCAACTATCCGGTTTTTTATGAGAAAGGCAGGACAGAGCTGATCCGCAGTCTTGGATTAAGCTACAGGGAAATGGAGGAAAAAGGAATTTTAATGCCTGTACGCAATATGAAATGTGAATATTACCAACCTGCCCGGTATGACGATATCATCAGGGTAAAAACCACCGTTCATGAAATGCCATCAAGCAGAATGAGTTTTCATTATGAAATATTCAACCAGAAAGGGGAACTCATCCATGAGGCCTTTACCGACTTAATCTTTCTGAATGCACAGAGCAGGAAACCCGTCAGAGCACCCGCCTTTTTAAAGGAAAAAATCAGAAAACACTTTGAAAAAGATTAG
- a CDS encoding Na+ dependent nucleoside transporter, whose product MSGENGFVYRSSKASESFFTSVRGLLGILVLIFIVFIFSNNKKRINWYIPFIGLVLQFILAFSILKIPAIRTGFGWISSFFVHLLQFTDEGARFVFGSLVDKPDQFGIIFAFKILPTVIFFSAFTSLLYYFGILQKIVWVFAWVMSRLMKLSGAESLAAAANIFIGQTEAPLVIKPYLSRMSESEILALMTGGMATIAGGVMAAYISFLGGPDPEQQKLFATHLLTASIMNAPASLYLAKILFPETGDVNKDLKVSKEVIGSNVLDSLARGTTDGLKLAVNVGAMLLVFTAMMALLNYIVFHWIGNPTGLNELIAEKSNGQYSGLNLQFILGMVFSPVAWLIGVSSTDLVMVGQLLGEKTILNEFFAFTSMSGLKNSYLLTNPKSIIIATYALCGFANFASIGIQLGGIGALAPNQRITLSKMAMRALLGGTVASLLSASIVGLMI is encoded by the coding sequence ATGTCAGGAGAAAATGGTTTTGTATATCGTTCTTCAAAGGCCAGCGAATCATTTTTTACTTCTGTCAGGGGTTTGCTTGGTATCCTCGTTCTTATCTTTATTGTATTCATTTTCAGCAACAATAAAAAAAGAATTAATTGGTATATTCCCTTCATTGGATTAGTACTTCAGTTTATTCTTGCTTTCAGCATTCTGAAAATACCGGCAATCCGAACGGGTTTTGGCTGGATTTCATCCTTTTTTGTCCATTTACTTCAGTTTACTGACGAAGGTGCCCGTTTTGTCTTTGGCTCTCTGGTCGATAAACCCGATCAGTTCGGGATTATCTTTGCCTTTAAAATACTGCCTACCGTTATTTTCTTTTCTGCATTCACCTCACTCCTGTATTATTTTGGCATTTTACAGAAAATAGTATGGGTATTTGCCTGGGTAATGAGCCGTCTGATGAAACTGTCGGGTGCCGAAAGCCTCGCAGCGGCAGCCAATATTTTTATCGGGCAAACGGAAGCTCCCCTCGTAATTAAACCCTATTTATCGAGAATGTCGGAATCTGAGATACTTGCCCTGATGACAGGCGGAATGGCTACTATTGCCGGTGGTGTGATGGCTGCCTATATTTCTTTTCTTGGAGGCCCCGACCCGGAACAACAAAAACTCTTTGCCACCCACCTGCTGACAGCCTCCATCATGAATGCACCGGCATCGCTTTATCTGGCGAAAATACTCTTTCCGGAAACCGGAGATGTCAATAAAGACCTGAAAGTATCCAAAGAAGTTATAGGTTCCAATGTACTCGACTCACTTGCAAGAGGAACCACTGACGGGCTGAAACTTGCTGTAAATGTCGGGGCTATGTTGCTCGTCTTCACTGCAATGATGGCCTTGTTAAACTACATCGTTTTTCACTGGATCGGGAATCCAACCGGCTTAAATGAACTCATTGCTGAAAAAAGCAACGGACAATACAGCGGTCTCAATCTTCAGTTTATTCTGGGGATGGTATTTTCCCCCGTTGCCTGGCTGATTGGCGTATCTTCGACAGACCTTGTCATGGTCGGGCAATTGCTTGGTGAAAAAACCATTCTGAACGAGTTTTTTGCCTTTACTTCCATGTCGGGACTGAAAAACAGCTACCTGCTTACCAATCCCAAATCAATCATTATAGCCACTTATGCCTTGTGTGGTTTTGCCAATTTTGCTTCCATCGGTATTCAGCTGGGAGGCATAGGAGCCTTAGCTCCTAACCAACGCATAACCTTATCAAAAATGGCTATGCGTGCCCTCCTTGGCGGAACGGTAGCTTCTCTTCTGAGTGCTTCCATTGTCGGACTGATGATTTAA
- a CDS encoding tetratricopeptide repeat protein produces MNKLFIWFKHFSLPVKLLFYLLIIIALWFISTLLRKNTPPQPGLREDLRLIEQLGFLNLHDTVEYTGIDACRKCHADMYQAYIKTGMGQSWDTADLKKSALASHQISPIYDEKNDLYYLPFWQNNHLMVKEYRLKDGDTTFIRTEKVAYAVGSGQHTNSHILNINGYLYQVPFTFYTQKKILDFPPGFEGGNNSRFGRMIGFECISCHNAYPSPVEGSVNKYSNVPHGIDCERCHGPGELHVRAMELGHIVNTKKEADYTIVNPKRLPRHLADEICARCHNQGNSVLKEGKTFFDFRPGMEVSSVLEVFREVYENDEDAFWMETHPERLKKSKCYQKTRNHPDFKPLSCLDCHFTSGMKHISYKETPVDTFRQKCLNCHGEGFTQCKENQAVRNSQSDNCMTCHLVKTGVFDIPHVVISDHFIRITDKWKKEIKSTREIETGRFLGLKSMSSAHPDALTRARAFLYHYEKFYSNPSLLDSALFYLKKYPVKEYFKYWVYYYYLRKNFKKITRIAEKKKIEDIRDAVCYYQIGQAFHNRNHPEQALKYYQFANKYEPFNLDYRNKTGSELILLKKYQDAMAEFNFIIRENPLNHVAYNNLGFIYLIQNDLVNAEKYFRTALKLHPDYLTAHLNLVKVFIGRKNYLQAKNYLQSLIKRFPDNRQIKELSKIVR; encoded by the coding sequence ATGAATAAATTGTTTATATGGTTTAAACATTTTTCCCTGCCTGTCAAATTACTGTTTTATTTATTGATTATCATAGCTTTATGGTTTATCTCAACCTTACTCAGAAAAAATACTCCTCCACAACCCGGATTACGGGAAGACCTCAGACTGATCGAGCAACTTGGATTTCTGAACCTACACGACACGGTTGAATATACCGGCATCGATGCATGCAGGAAGTGTCATGCCGATATGTATCAGGCATACATCAAAACCGGAATGGGGCAATCATGGGATACTGCCGATCTGAAAAAAAGTGCCTTAGCCTCTCATCAGATCAGCCCGATATATGATGAAAAAAATGACCTCTATTATCTTCCTTTCTGGCAAAACAACCACCTGATGGTGAAGGAATACAGGCTCAAAGACGGGGATACAACTTTTATCCGTACCGAAAAGGTTGCCTATGCAGTCGGCAGCGGACAACATACCAATTCGCATATTCTGAACATTAACGGTTATTTGTATCAGGTACCTTTTACTTTTTACACCCAGAAAAAAATTCTCGATTTTCCTCCCGGATTTGAAGGTGGCAATAACAGCAGATTTGGCAGGATGATAGGTTTTGAATGTATCTCATGCCACAATGCCTACCCTTCTCCTGTCGAAGGTTCCGTGAATAAGTATTCCAACGTTCCGCACGGTATTGATTGCGAAAGGTGCCACGGACCAGGGGAACTGCATGTCAGAGCTATGGAACTGGGACATATCGTCAACACAAAAAAAGAAGCGGACTATACCATTGTGAATCCTAAACGCCTGCCCCGGCATCTGGCTGATGAAATATGTGCCCGGTGCCACAACCAGGGGAACAGCGTGTTAAAGGAAGGGAAGACATTTTTCGATTTCAGGCCGGGAATGGAGGTAAGTTCCGTGCTTGAAGTTTTCAGGGAAGTATATGAAAATGATGAAGATGCCTTCTGGATGGAAACACATCCCGAGCGTTTGAAAAAAAGCAAATGTTATCAGAAAACGCGGAATCATCCCGACTTTAAGCCACTTTCGTGTCTGGATTGTCATTTTACTTCAGGCATGAAACATATCAGCTACAAGGAAACTCCTGTTGATACCTTTCGACAGAAATGCCTTAACTGCCATGGAGAAGGGTTTACGCAATGCAAAGAAAATCAGGCTGTCAGAAATTCACAGTCCGACAACTGTATGACCTGCCATCTGGTGAAAACAGGGGTGTTCGATATTCCCCATGTCGTTATTTCCGACCATTTTATACGTATTACTGACAAATGGAAAAAAGAAATTAAAAGCACGAGAGAGATAGAAACAGGAAGATTCCTCGGACTCAAAAGCATGAGTTCAGCACATCCGGATGCGCTGACCAGGGCAAGAGCTTTTTTGTATCATTACGAAAAATTTTACTCAAACCCTTCCCTGCTCGATTCTGCTCTCTTTTACCTGAAAAAATATCCGGTGAAAGAATATTTCAAATACTGGGTTTATTATTATTATCTGAGGAAAAATTTCAAAAAAATAACCAGAATAGCTGAAAAGAAAAAAATTGAAGACATTAGAGATGCAGTTTGCTACTATCAGATCGGACAGGCTTTTCACAACAGGAATCATCCTGAACAGGCATTGAAATATTACCAGTTCGCCAATAAATATGAGCCTTTTAACCTTGATTACCGCAACAAAACCGGTTCTGAGCTGATTTTATTAAAAAAATATCAGGATGCCATGGCCGAGTTTAATTTCATCATCAGGGAAAATCCGCTTAATCATGTGGCATATAATAATCTTGGCTTTATCTATCTGATTCAAAATGATTTAGTTAATGCAGAAAAATATTTCAGGACAGCACTTAAACTGCATCCTGACTACCTGACCGCTCACCTCAACCTGGTCAAAGTTTTTATCGGAAGGAAAAATTATCTTCAGGCAAAAAACTACCTGCAATCGCTGATAAAGAGATTCCCGGATAACAGACAGATTAAGGAGCTGAGTAAAATTGTCCGCTGA
- a CDS encoding YihY/virulence factor BrkB family protein — protein sequence MKKISLKNIIDQQYQALRQTKFAAFLRKIPFPLSGKVPMTEVIKIFYQKMVKESISQRAYAIAFSFFLALFPGLIFVFSLIPYFPVPDLADEIKQMLHEFLPESAFEMLWDTIEDIILVRRGKLLSLGVVLAIYFSSNGINTLLLALKKDLPRHWMMRYVVAFFLTIILVLMILISLCVQITGEIIISYFSDSFFFSGTSLIPLVWGLKLFVTLFTAIFSISLLYFYGTHKSERFRFFSPGAFLSTIMIGVISYGFGFYVENFNSYNKFYGSLGAIIVLMMWLYFSALSLISGYELNQSVYKAKVSGNNQLKNDKEEIIS from the coding sequence TTGAAAAAGATTAGCTTAAAAAATATCATCGACCAACAGTATCAGGCACTTAGGCAGACAAAATTTGCCGCTTTTCTGCGTAAAATTCCATTTCCATTGTCCGGCAAGGTACCCATGACGGAAGTTATCAAAATTTTTTACCAGAAAATGGTAAAGGAATCTATCAGCCAGCGGGCTTATGCCATTGCTTTCAGCTTCTTTCTGGCTCTGTTTCCCGGACTTATATTCGTTTTCTCGCTGATTCCTTATTTTCCCGTTCCTGACCTTGCCGATGAAATCAAGCAAATGCTCCATGAATTTCTTCCTGAAAGTGCTTTTGAAATGCTTTGGGATACCATTGAAGACATTATACTGGTCAGACGAGGAAAATTGCTTTCTCTCGGTGTGGTTCTGGCCATTTATTTTTCATCCAACGGCATTAATACCCTCCTGCTTGCTCTCAAAAAAGACTTGCCCCGTCATTGGATGATGCGATATGTAGTCGCATTTTTTCTAACCATCATTCTGGTTCTCATGATCTTAATTTCTCTTTGCGTACAGATAACAGGAGAAATTATCATCAGCTATTTCAGCGATTCTTTCTTCTTTTCAGGTACTTCACTAATTCCCCTTGTCTGGGGTTTAAAACTGTTTGTTACACTCTTCACTGCCATCTTCTCCATTTCTCTTCTGTATTTTTATGGAACCCACAAAAGCGAAAGATTCAGGTTTTTTTCTCCCGGTGCCTTTCTTTCTACCATCATGATTGGCGTAATTTCCTACGGATTTGGGTTTTATGTCGAAAACTTCAATTCATACAATAAATTCTACGGCTCTCTGGGTGCCATTATTGTTTTAATGATGTGGCTGTATTTCAGTGCTTTGTCACTGATCAGCGGTTATGAACTCAATCAGAGTGTTTACAAAGCAAAAGTTTCGGGGAACAACCAGCTGAAAAACGATAAGGAAGAAATTATTTCCTGA
- the mltG gene encoding endolytic transglycosylase MltG, with amino-acid sequence MMAAKRKKKNKGLIIFMVSLFTIIIAALIAYRFYKVFFIPSQKSNAELVLFIPTGSSYEDVVSILKEAEIIKNEETFNLLAKKMNLPRHIHSGRYVIPNNSSIYQIIRKIRSGESDPVMVSLDQVATIEEMCGLAGKMLEIDSSQLMDSLTHPAFLQANDIRKEELLTLFIPDTYEFYWEVSLPTFLKKMKKIYDKFWTNANLKKAEKLNLTPSQVYTLASIVQEEAVVKDEMPRIAGVYLNRLRKGMALQADPTIKFIVRNRRDPKVTLDDYKIESPYNTYLNKGLPPGPIFMTSRAAIESVLNAEKHNYIYFCAKADRSGYHEFTDNYQKHLYYRNLYLKSKQK; translated from the coding sequence ATGATGGCAGCGAAAAGGAAAAAAAAGAACAAAGGACTGATTATATTTATGGTATCGCTTTTTACCATCATCATAGCAGCTCTTATTGCCTACAGGTTTTATAAAGTTTTTTTCATTCCTTCGCAAAAATCAAATGCTGAACTGGTTTTATTCATTCCAACCGGTTCTTCTTATGAGGATGTGGTTTCAATCTTGAAAGAAGCGGAAATCATTAAAAACGAGGAAACCTTTAACCTTCTGGCCAAAAAAATGAACCTGCCCCGGCATATACATTCAGGCAGGTATGTCATTCCCAATAATAGCAGTATTTATCAGATTATCAGAAAGATACGTTCAGGTGAAAGTGATCCGGTCATGGTTTCACTGGATCAGGTGGCAACCATCGAAGAAATGTGTGGATTAGCCGGAAAAATGCTTGAAATTGATTCGTCTCAACTGATGGACAGCCTGACCCATCCGGCATTTCTGCAGGCAAATGACATCAGAAAGGAAGAATTGCTGACGCTTTTTATTCCTGACACCTATGAGTTTTACTGGGAAGTTTCCCTTCCCACCTTTTTGAAAAAAATGAAAAAGATATATGACAAATTCTGGACGAATGCCAACCTGAAAAAAGCAGAAAAGCTTAACCTGACTCCATCACAGGTGTACACGCTTGCTTCCATTGTTCAGGAAGAAGCTGTTGTAAAAGATGAAATGCCGAGAATAGCCGGGGTTTACCTGAACAGGCTCAGAAAGGGAATGGCTTTGCAGGCCGACCCGACCATTAAATTTATTGTCAGAAACAGAAGAGATCCGAAAGTAACGCTGGATGATTATAAAATTGAGTCACCTTACAACACTTATCTGAATAAAGGACTACCTCCAGGGCCTATCTTCATGACTTCCAGAGCCGCCATTGAATCGGTGCTGAATGCCGAAAAACACAACTACATTTACTTTTGTGCCAAAGCTGACCGCTCCGGCTATCATGAGTTTACCGATAATTACCAGAAACATTTGTATTACAGAAATTTATACCTCAAGTCCAAACAGAAATAA